Proteins encoded within one genomic window of Arachis ipaensis cultivar K30076 chromosome B08, Araip1.1, whole genome shotgun sequence:
- the LOC107614174 gene encoding uncharacterized protein At1g04910 isoform X2, protein MAKSKNKAKKLSYISVPSQIINSISSSSLQSLLESPKKSSSRPTSMNKFFNFNFTSPRLFFSTLFFIGLFGMIKFGFDVDIPFSPYPCSISLPQQHQHSKLQSKSKLGAVSKVDESVHNAEKEGVFNAATNSLSQSHTMVSNVQLQARGSNVDGEEVVEKSEFWKQPNGLGYKPCLEFSRDYRMASEGVVKERRKYLMVVVSGGMNQQRNQIVDAVVIARILGASLVVPILQVNVIWGDESEFADIFDLEHFKRVLANDVHVVSALPSTHLMTKPVEGSPPLHVTPSWIRARYLKRLNREGVLLLRGLDSRLSKDLPSDLQKLRCKVAFNALRFAKPVQELGNKIAERMKSKGPYLALHLRMEKDVWVRTGCLPGLSPKYDEIVNNERIQRPKLLTARSNMTYHERKLAGLCPLNAVEVTRLLKALGAPKNTRIYWAGGEPLGGKEALYPLINEFQHFYSKADLALPGELEPFKNKASLMAAIDYIVCEKSDVFMPSHGGNMGHAIQGHRAYAGHKKYITPNKRQMLPYFLNSSLPEAEFNKIVKGLHQDSLGQPELRTSKAGRDVTKYPVPECMCNGSRSRSRS, encoded by the exons ATGGCCAAGTCCAAGAACAAAGCCAAGAAGTTATCCTACATCTCCGTTCCATCTCAGATCATAAACTCCATTTCATCATCTTCATTGCAATCTCTCCTTGAATCCCCCAAGAAATCTTCTTCAAGACCAACCTCCATGAACAAGTTCTTCAACTTCAACTTCACCAGCCCAAGACTCTTCTTCTCCACACTCTTCTTCATTGGCTTATTCGGCATGATCAAGTTCGGATTCGACGTTGACATCCCCTTTTCCCCTTACCCATGTTCCATTTCTCTGCCACAACAACACCAACACTCCAAATTGCAATCAAAATCAAAACTTGGAGCTGTTTCAAAGGTTGATGAATCAGTTCATAATGCTGAGAAAGAAGGGGTCTTTAATGCTGCTACTAATTCTTTGTCTCAGTCACATACTATGGTTTCTAATGTGCAGTTACAAGCAAGAGGGTCTAATGTTGATGGTGAAGAGGTTGTTGAGAAGAGTGAGTTTTGGAAGCAACCAAATGGGTTAGGGTACAAGCCATGCTTGGAATTCAGTAGGGATTATAGAATGGCAAGTGAAGGTGTTGTGAAGGAGAGAAGGAAGTATCTAATGGTTGTGGTTTCTGGTGGGATGAATCAGCAGAGGAACCAGATTGTTGATGCTGTTGTCATTGCTAGAATCCTTGGTGCTTCTTTGGTTGTTCCTATTTTGCAGGTCAATGTCATTTGGGGTGATGAAAG TGAATTTGCTGATATATTTGACTTGGAGCACTTCAAGAGAGTTCTGGCCAATGATGTGCATGTGGTTTCGGCCTTGCCATCGACACACCTGATGACAAAGCCAGTGGAGGGGAGCCCTCCCCTTCATGTCACTCCTAGTTGGATTCGCGCACGCTATCTCAAAAGG CTCAACAGAGAAGGCGTGTTACTTCTTCGTGGCTTGGATTCAAGGCTGTCAAAGGATCTTCCTTCTGATCTTCAGAAGCTTCGATGCAAG GTTGCTTTTAATGCATTAAGATTCGCAAAGCCAGTCCAGGAACTCGGTAACAAGATTGCAGAGAGAATGAAGAGCAAGGGACCGTACCTTGCGCTTCATCTTCGGATGGAGAAGGATGTTTGGGTGAGGACTGGTTGTCTACCTGGTCTGAGTCCTAAGTATGATGAGATTGTAAATAATGAGCGGATTCAACGGCCGAAGCTCTTGACAGCAAGATCAAATATGACTTACCATGAAAGGAAGCTAGCTGGCCTATGCCCTTTGAATGCTGTAGAGGTTACCAG GTTGCTTAAAGCTCTAGGTGCTCCGAAAAATACTAGAATTTATTGGGCTGGAGGAGAACCATTGGGTGGAAAAGAAGCCTTGTATCCATTAATCAATGAGTTTCAACATTTTTACAGCAAGGCAGATCTTGCCTTGCCGGGCGAACTAGAACCTTTCAAGAACAAAGCTTCTCTAATGGCTGCAATAGATTACATCGTCTGCGAGAAGAGCGACGTTTTCATGCCGTCTCATGGAGGAAACATGGGCCATGCAATTCAG GGTCACAGAGCCTATGCAGGGCACAAGAAATATATAACTCCAAACAAGAGACAAATGCTACCTTATTTTCTGAATTCTTCCCTTCCGGAAGCCGAGTTCAACAAGATTGTCAAGGGATTGCATCAGGACTCGTTAGGGCAGCCGGAACTCAGGACTAGCAAGGCCGGCCGGGATGTCACCAAGTATCCTGTCCCGGAGTGCATGTGCAATGGATCCCGGTCGCGCTCTCGTTCCTAA
- the LOC107614086 gene encoding uncharacterized protein LOC107614086, which produces MVFTSCSLSASKLLLPPTPNNPFPTTSTSISSLPSPSARLNRQRFLFSSAASASASNAPKEGGKKKEEEVEEVEVEEELPWIQEKALDLVEFTGSVTQALPGPRVGPTSLPWILAVPLAYAGITFVIAFVKTVKRFTSPKAKRRRLVGKNATLCKSLDELFQKGRDQVNIVALKELESKTGFDLEEILRKYIRYALNEKPFNPDMVADLIQLRSASMLNDSQVAEILNEISRRIVRDKGPVVMEKAGYTERGFKRKLAVQALFGKVFYLSELPEFCSRDSSLVVKEIFGVTDEDADKLRIHTVSDHGSMDALERMIDSGDVSDSEDSGDV; this is translated from the exons ATGGTTTTCACTTCTTGTTCTCTCTCCGCTTCCAAGCTTCTTCTCCCACCCACTCCCAACAATCCCTTCCCCACTACTTCTACGTCTATTTCTTCTTTGCCTTCCCCATCTGCTAGACTCAACCGCCAACGATTCTTGTTCTCTTCAGCGGCATCGGCGTCGGCGTCGAATGCCCCGAAGGAGGGAggcaagaagaaggaggaggaggtcgAGGAGGTGGAAGTAGAGGAAGAACTGCCGTGGATTCAGGAGAAGGCGCTCGACCTCGTGGAGTTCACCGGGTCCGTTACGCAAGCCTTGCCTGGTCCGCGTGTGGGCCCCACATCACTGCCTTGGATCCTCGCCGTTCCCCTTGCCTACGCCGGCATCACTTTTGTCATTGCTTTTGTTAAGACCGTTAAGAGGTTCACTTCTCCCAAGGCCAAACGCCGCAGACTG GTTGGGAAAAATGCAACACTATGCAAGTCACTTGATGAGTTATTTCAGAAAGGAAGAGATCAAGTCAACATTGTTGCACTCAAGGAACTTGAGAGTAAG ACAGGTTTTGATCTGGAAGAAATTTTGCGCAAGTATATCCGGTATGCTTTGAATGAAAAACCATTCAACCCTGACATGGTGGCTGATTTAATTCAGTTAAGGAGTGCTTCTATGTTAAATGATTCACAAGTTGCTGAGATTCTAAATGAAATTTCACGACGAATTGTGCGAGATAAAG gtCCTGTTGTGATGGAGAAAGCAGGCTATACTGAAAGGGGTTTCAAGAGAAAATTAGCAGTACAAGCCCTCTTTGGAAAGGTCTTCTATCTATCTGAG CTGCCGGAGTTCTGTTCAAGAGATAGTTCCTTAGTCGTCAAGGAAATCTTCGGAGTTACAGA TGAAGATGCCGATAAACTCCGGATACATACCGTCTCTGATCATGGCAGTATGGATGCACTTGAGAGGATGATTGATTCTGGTGATGTTTCAGATTCAGAAGATTCCGGTGATGTCTAA
- the LOC107611492 gene encoding putative F-box protein At3g25460, with protein sequence MSDIPPTEVEVPQLPDEIISEILYLCDAQTIVSFSATCRYWRQRVTSFEFLSQISRIWKRRGCSLFIHFGFASPVITSVDWIMKIDAVTGETGYLNLPFLLTQHGWFQLIGVEMGIFCIRYSSLGRRSHLVIWNPVFQIPRVLDDPLQGGYCEGAFTYAFAHFPNSVHYAILHVFKDEPESTAYTLTMYTSFTRNWHVRIACPSYVQRLDHSYVAASGVVYWLADREDNDQPYIVSFSLMTLTFGQIYVPPQATSHCGCLLVRDGCLCLASNNHTIYSYNSVIWQVSDTHGGVNWSQLFTYNGIGTLYVPAVMVDHDVIQVMERHLQLVGAQVIAYSQFFMVRYNPIEGTRKRLHRVFYDNYVKIKSIHAYEETLFPV encoded by the coding sequence ATGAGTGATATACCTCCAACAGAAGTTGAGGTTCCACAACTCCCTGATGAGATTATAAGTGAGATCCTCTATTTATGTGACGCTCAAACCATTGTCAGTTTCAGTGCTACTTGCCGTTATTGGAGGCAAAGGGTAACTTCATTTGAATTTCTCAGTCAAATCTCAAGGATATGGAAAAGGCGTGGCTGCTCACTATTCATTCACTTTGGGTTTGCATCTCCTGTGATCACCTCGGTGGATTGGATAATGAAGATTGATGCCGTTACCGGGGAAACCGGCTACCTCAACTTGCCTTTTCTTTTAACCCAACACGGTTGGTTTCAGCTCATTGGAGTCGAGATGGGAATCTTCTGTATCCGTTACTCCTCCCTTGGAAGGAGAAGCCACTTGGTGATTTGGAATCCAGTTTTTCAAATCCCTCGGGTACTAGATGATCCTTTGCAAGGTGGTTATTGTGAGGGTGCTTTCACTTATGCCTTTGCTCACTTTCCTAACAGTGTTCATTATGCAATTTTGCATGTATTTAAAGATGAACCCGAAAGCACTGCTTACACTTTAACTATGTATACAAGTTTCACTAGGAATTGGCATGTTAGAATTGCATGTCCTTCGTATGTGCAACGGTTGGATCATTCATATGTTGCAGCCAGTGGTGTTGTGTATTGGCTTGCTGACCGTGAAGACAATGATCAACCATACATTGTATCTTTTTCATTGATGACATTGACTTTTGGCCAAATTTACGTCCCTCCTCAAGCTACGTCTCATTGTGGTTGCCTTTTGGTTAGAGATGGATGTCTATGTTTGGCATCAAATAATCACACAATCTATTCATACAACTCAGTTATATGGCAAGTAAGTGACACCCATGGAGGTGTTAACTGGTCACAACTATTTACATATAATGGAATAGGTACTTTGTACGTGCCAGCTGTCATGGTTGATCATGATGTTATCCAAGTTATGGAGAGGCACCTACAACTGGTTGGGGCTCAAGTCATTGCGTACTCTCAGTTTTTTATGGTTCGATATAACCCCATTGAAGGCACAAGAAAGAGGCTTCATCGGGTTTTTTATGATAATTATGTTAAGATTAAATCTATCCATGCATATGAAGAAACTTTATTTCCTGTGTGA
- the LOC107614174 gene encoding uncharacterized protein At1g04910 isoform X1, which yields MAKSKNKAKKLSYISVPSQIINSISSSSLQSLLESPKKSSSRPTSMNKFFNFNFTSPRLFFSTLFFIGLFGMIKFGFDVDIPFSPYPCSISLPQQHQHSKLQSKSKLGAVSKVDESVHNAEKEGVFNAATNSLSQSHTMVSNVQLQARGSNVDGEEVVEKSEFWKQPNGLGYKPCLEFSRDYRMASEGVVKERRKYLMVVVSGGMNQQRNQIVDAVVIARILGASLVVPILQVNVIWGDESEFADIFDLEHFKRVLANDVHVVSALPSTHLMTKPVEGSPPLHVTPSWIRARYLKRLNREGVLLLRGLDSRLSKDLPSDLQKLRCKVLQSLFVHWKTKQIADSKCSFHLSFQVAFNALRFAKPVQELGNKIAERMKSKGPYLALHLRMEKDVWVRTGCLPGLSPKYDEIVNNERIQRPKLLTARSNMTYHERKLAGLCPLNAVEVTRLLKALGAPKNTRIYWAGGEPLGGKEALYPLINEFQHFYSKADLALPGELEPFKNKASLMAAIDYIVCEKSDVFMPSHGGNMGHAIQGHRAYAGHKKYITPNKRQMLPYFLNSSLPEAEFNKIVKGLHQDSLGQPELRTSKAGRDVTKYPVPECMCNGSRSRSRS from the exons ATGGCCAAGTCCAAGAACAAAGCCAAGAAGTTATCCTACATCTCCGTTCCATCTCAGATCATAAACTCCATTTCATCATCTTCATTGCAATCTCTCCTTGAATCCCCCAAGAAATCTTCTTCAAGACCAACCTCCATGAACAAGTTCTTCAACTTCAACTTCACCAGCCCAAGACTCTTCTTCTCCACACTCTTCTTCATTGGCTTATTCGGCATGATCAAGTTCGGATTCGACGTTGACATCCCCTTTTCCCCTTACCCATGTTCCATTTCTCTGCCACAACAACACCAACACTCCAAATTGCAATCAAAATCAAAACTTGGAGCTGTTTCAAAGGTTGATGAATCAGTTCATAATGCTGAGAAAGAAGGGGTCTTTAATGCTGCTACTAATTCTTTGTCTCAGTCACATACTATGGTTTCTAATGTGCAGTTACAAGCAAGAGGGTCTAATGTTGATGGTGAAGAGGTTGTTGAGAAGAGTGAGTTTTGGAAGCAACCAAATGGGTTAGGGTACAAGCCATGCTTGGAATTCAGTAGGGATTATAGAATGGCAAGTGAAGGTGTTGTGAAGGAGAGAAGGAAGTATCTAATGGTTGTGGTTTCTGGTGGGATGAATCAGCAGAGGAACCAGATTGTTGATGCTGTTGTCATTGCTAGAATCCTTGGTGCTTCTTTGGTTGTTCCTATTTTGCAGGTCAATGTCATTTGGGGTGATGAAAG TGAATTTGCTGATATATTTGACTTGGAGCACTTCAAGAGAGTTCTGGCCAATGATGTGCATGTGGTTTCGGCCTTGCCATCGACACACCTGATGACAAAGCCAGTGGAGGGGAGCCCTCCCCTTCATGTCACTCCTAGTTGGATTCGCGCACGCTATCTCAAAAGG CTCAACAGAGAAGGCGTGTTACTTCTTCGTGGCTTGGATTCAAGGCTGTCAAAGGATCTTCCTTCTGATCTTCAGAAGCTTCGATGCAAGGTATTGCAAAGTCTATTTGTTCATTGGAAAACAAAACAAATTGCAGATTCTAAATGTTCCTTCCACCTTTCCTTTCAGGTTGCTTTTAATGCATTAAGATTCGCAAAGCCAGTCCAGGAACTCGGTAACAAGATTGCAGAGAGAATGAAGAGCAAGGGACCGTACCTTGCGCTTCATCTTCGGATGGAGAAGGATGTTTGGGTGAGGACTGGTTGTCTACCTGGTCTGAGTCCTAAGTATGATGAGATTGTAAATAATGAGCGGATTCAACGGCCGAAGCTCTTGACAGCAAGATCAAATATGACTTACCATGAAAGGAAGCTAGCTGGCCTATGCCCTTTGAATGCTGTAGAGGTTACCAG GTTGCTTAAAGCTCTAGGTGCTCCGAAAAATACTAGAATTTATTGGGCTGGAGGAGAACCATTGGGTGGAAAAGAAGCCTTGTATCCATTAATCAATGAGTTTCAACATTTTTACAGCAAGGCAGATCTTGCCTTGCCGGGCGAACTAGAACCTTTCAAGAACAAAGCTTCTCTAATGGCTGCAATAGATTACATCGTCTGCGAGAAGAGCGACGTTTTCATGCCGTCTCATGGAGGAAACATGGGCCATGCAATTCAG GGTCACAGAGCCTATGCAGGGCACAAGAAATATATAACTCCAAACAAGAGACAAATGCTACCTTATTTTCTGAATTCTTCCCTTCCGGAAGCCGAGTTCAACAAGATTGTCAAGGGATTGCATCAGGACTCGTTAGGGCAGCCGGAACTCAGGACTAGCAAGGCCGGCCGGGATGTCACCAAGTATCCTGTCCCGGAGTGCATGTGCAATGGATCCCGGTCGCGCTCTCGTTCCTAA
- the LOC107611491 gene encoding uncharacterized protein LOC107611491 — protein sequence MRTAETVREEDEVVSVRGKFFHRIQVPSQNLQTDETVGEEDDAASARGKFAHSIQVPSQNLQADETVQEEDTADAGQAEQHCDDDNELEEITEEVSYLDFGNPDYQCQHCGATFWYEERLNKHCHERVPKFGLCCRQGQVELPVLQQPPEILHQLLSGCDEKSIHFQKNTRTYNSMFAFTSFGGKIDRSINHSKGPPTFLLHGQNYHLMGSLLPQEGSPAKFAQLYIYDTQNEINNRTAVVSSDNSTDHLDKTIVADLMKMLDTHNVLAKTFRMMREVMKSNPIRDIRLKLIGKRGKDGRRYNLPSVDEIAGLVVGDFDASMKERDIIVETRSGALQRVSELNPSYLALQYPLLFPYGEDGWRENIPLNRPQKNTNAEDANISMRDFFAFRVQHRQSCKGALLYSRRLFQQFLVDAFSMVEAARLKYVYTKQKKLRAEIYKGLRDAVLNGETEAASLGKRVVLPATFTGGARYMIQNYQDAMAICRSIGYPDLFITVTCNPQWEEIQRYCKENNLKPEDRPDTVCRLFKAKLDKLIKDIHINKLFGKSTAVIYTIEFQKRGLPHAHILLFLAAQDKFPAPEDIDRIISAEIPDPTLDPKYYEAVKSQMMHGPCGIARKNSPCMDNGRCSRHFPKKFIEFTTVDHDGYPVYRRRNDGRTIDISGIPLDNRYVVPHNRYLLLKYGAHINVEWCNQSRSIKYLFKYVNKGSDRVTASFYSSSNDNNPTVKPVDEIKLFYDCRYISPCESAWRIFAFNIHYRKPSVERLSFHLPDEQTVLFADEDDLSTTINKATVRESMFVAWFKANKKYEIARQLTYNEFPSKFVWKRNARIWEPRKRNAVIGRLFFVPPTSGELYYLRMLLNIVQGPTSYKDLRTYRDIVYSSFRDACYARGLLDDDQEYIDAIEEASHWGSGHYLRKLFATLLWSNSMVRPEVVWSKCWTLLADGILHNHMNMFQLQDMVLTDDELSQLTLLEIEENLNHNGKSLRDFPTMPFPNIKITQSSKDMCMIRSLTQLTRIVANYFSYMDMVALGRHSFGKLLQLDLDQKVKLC from the exons ATGAGGACAGCTGAAACAGTTCGAGAAGAAGATGAAGTAG TGAGTGTACGAGGAAAGTTTTTCCATCGCATACAAGTACCAAGTCAAAACCTTCAGACAGATGAAACAGTTGGCGAAGAAGATGATGCAG CGAGTGCACGAGGGAAGTTTGCCCATAGCATACAAGTACCAAGTCAAAACCTTCAGGCAGATGAAACAGTTCAAGAAGAAGATACAGCAG ATGCAGGCCAAGCAGAACAACATTGTGATGATGACAATGAACTTGAAGAGATCACTGAAG AAGTCTCATATCTTGACTTTGGCAACCCTGATTATCAATGCCAACATTGTGGAGCCACATTCTGGTATGAAGAACGCCTAAACAAGCACTGTCATGAGAGAGTTCCAAAATTTGGCCTCTGTTGTCGTCAAGGGCAGGTGGAATTACCGGTACTCCAACAACCTCCGGAAATTCTTCATCAGTTACTATCAGGTTGTGATGAAAAATCCATCCACTTTCAGAAGAACACCCGTACATACAATAGTATGTTTGCTTTCACGTCTTTCGGCGGAAAGATTGACAGATCCATTAACCACAGCAAAGGACCGCCAACATTCCTACTTCATGGCCAAAACTATCATTTGATGGGTAGTTTGTTACCACAAGAGGGAAGTCCTGCCAAATTTGCACAACTATATATTTATGACACACAGAATGAAATCAACAATAGAACTGCTGTTGTTAG CTCTGATAACAGCACAGATCATCTAGACAAAACCATTGTGGCTGACCTTATGAAGATGCTTGACACCCACAACGTGCTGGCAAAGACATTCCGAATGATGCGCGAAGTTATGAAATCCAATCCAATTCGCGATATTCGACTTAAATTGATTGGAAAGCGAGGCAAGGATGGAAGACGGTATAATTTGCCGTCTGTTGATGAGATTGCAGGGTTGGTGGTGGGAGATTTTGATGCGTCAATGAAAGAGAGAGATATCATTGTTGAAACGAGATCAGGAGCACTACAGCGAGTTTCAGAACTAAATCCATCATACTTGGCACTACAATATCCTCTGTTGTTTCCATACGGGGAAGATGGTTGGCGTGAAAATATTCCATTGAATAGGccacaaaaaaatacaaatgcTGAAGATGCAAACATTAGTATGCGGGACTTTTTTGCATTCCGAGTTCAGCACAGACAATCATGCAAAGGTGCTTTACTATATTCTAGGCGTCTGTTTCAGCAATTCCTGGTCGATGCATTCTCAATGGTTGAAGCAGCAAGATTGAAATACGTCTATACGAAGCAAAAAAAGCTAAGAGCTGAAATTTACAAGGGCCTTAGAGATGCAGTTCTTAATGGAGAAACAGAAGCAGCCTCGCTAGGCAAACGCGTTGTCCTACCAGCAACCTTTACTGGGGGAGCCAGATACATGATACAAAATTACCAAGATGCTATGGCAATATGCAGGTCTATTGGGTATCCAGATTTGTTCATTACAGTTACCTGCAATCCTCAATGGGAAGAGATTCAACGTTATTGCAAGGAGAATAATCTAAAGCCAGAAGATAGGCCTGATACTGTTTGCAGATTATTTAAGGCAAAGTTGGACAAGTTGATTAAGGATATTCACATAAACAAATTATTCGGAAAGTCGACTGCAG TTATATACACAATTGAGTTCCAAAAGCGTGGATTGCCTCATGCACACATATTATTGTTTCTCGCTGCTCAAGATAAGTTTCCTGCTCCTGAAGATATTGACAGGATTATTTCAGCTGAGATTCCGGATCCAACTTTGGACCCAAAATATTATGAAGCAGTAAAGAGTCAAATGATGCATGGTCCATGTGGTATTGCTAGAAAAAATTCGCCTTGCATGGATAATGGACGTTGTTCTCGACATTTTCCGAAGAAGTTTATTGAATTTACGACAGTAGATCATGATGGATATCCAGTTTATAGGCGTCGCAATGATGGCCGAACGATTGACATTTCTGGAATTCCTCTAGACAATCGTTATGTGGTGCCGCATAATCGATACTTGCTGTTAAAATATGGAGCTCATATCAATGTTGAATGGTGCAATCAATCGCGTTCCATAAAATATCTCTTTAAGTATGTTAACAAGGGAAGTGATCGAGTGACAGCTTCTTTTTATTCAAGTTCAAACGACAATAATCCCACTGTTAAGCCTGTTGATGAGATTAAGTTGTTTTATGATTGCCGGTATATTTCTCCATGTGAATCTGCATGGAGAATATTTGCTTTTAATATTCACTATCGAAAGCCATCAGTTGAACGATTGAGCTTCCACTTACCAGATGAGCAGACAGTGCTCTTTGCAGACGAAGATGACTTGTCAACTACTATAAATAAAGCGACAGTTCGAGAATCTATGTTTGTCGCGTGGTTCAAGGCAAATAAAAAATACGAGATTGCAAGACAGCTAACTTACAATGAGTTCCCAAGTAAATTTGTTTGGAAGCGCAATGCCAGGATATGGGAACCAAGGAAAAGAAATGCTGTTATTGGAAGGCTCTTTTTTGTCCCTCCAACATCTGGAGAATTATACTATCTTAGAATGTTGTTAAACATTGTTCAGGGTCCAACAAGTTATAAAGATCTTAGAACATACAGGGATATTGTGTACTCATCATTTAGAGATGCATGCTATGCAAGAGGCTTATTAGATGATGATCAAGAATACATCGATGCCATTGAAGAAGCAAGCCATTGGGGATCTGGTCATTATTTACGGAAGCTTTTTGCAACTCTATTATGGTCAAACTCAATGGTTCGGCCAGAAGTCGTATGGAGCAAGTGCTGGACTTTGCTAGCTGATGGAATTCTTCACAATCACATGAACATGTTTCAATTACAAG ATATGGTTTTGACAGATGACGAGTTATCTCAGTTGACTTTACTTGAGATAGAAGAAAATCTTAATCACAATGGCAAATCATTGCGAGATTTCCCAACAATGCCATTTCCCAATATCAAGATAACTCAATCT AGCAAAGACATGTGCATGATCAGATCATTAACGCAGTTAACTCGAATTGTGGCCAATTATTTTTCTTATATGGACATGGTGGCACTGGGAAGACATTCATTTGGAAAACTCTTGCAGCTGGACTTAGATCAAAAGGTGAAATTGTGTTAG